A part of Anser cygnoides isolate HZ-2024a breed goose chromosome 17, Taihu_goose_T2T_genome, whole genome shotgun sequence genomic DNA contains:
- the PATZ1 gene encoding POZ-, AT hook-, and zinc finger-containing protein 1 isoform X6, giving the protein MERVSEAAACGPSSGCYTYQVSRHSADMLHSLNQQRKNGGRFCDVLLRVGDESFPAHRAVLAACSEYFESVFSAQLGDGAAGGGGGGEGGTTEAAAAGGAAAAAGGAPGGGRELEMHTISSKVFGDILDFAYTSRIVVRLESFPELMTAAKFLLMRSVIDICQEVIKQSNVQILVPPARPDIMLFRPGAADLGFPLDMTNGATLAPNGNGIAGMPEDEATRAALTAAQSSLPVLQGVDRLPMVAGPLSPPLLASPFQNVAASAPTLSTKRGRGRPRKANLLDSMMFGAPGGLREAGILPCGLCGKVFTDANRLRQHEAQHGVTSLQLGYIDIPPPRLGENGVPGQDDPDAPRKRSRTRKQVACEICGKIFRDVYHLNRHKLSHSGEKPYSCPVCGLRFKRKDRMSYHVRSHDGSVGKPYICQSCGKGFSRPDHLNGHIKQVHTSERPHKCQTCNASFATRDRLRSHLACHEDKVPCQVCGKYLRAAYMADHLKKHSEGPSNFCTICNRGLQAPGIHPEWGSSVPLRQDLWHQRRTEMFTFGPD; this is encoded by the exons ATGGAGCGGGTGAGCGAGGCCGCCGCTTGCGGCCCCTCGTCGGGCTGCTACACGTACCAGGTGAGCCGGCACAGCGCCGACATGCTGCACAGCCTCAACCAGCAGCGCAAGAACGGCGGCCGCTTCTGCGACGTGCTCCTCCGCGTGGGCGACGAGAGCTTTCCGGCGCACCGGGCGGTGCTGGCCGCCTGCAGCGAGTACTTCGAGTCGGTGTTCAGCGCGCAGCTGGGCGACggagcggccggcggcggcggcggcggagaaGGGGGCACgacggaggcggcggcggccggcggtgccgcggcggcggccggcggtgcccccgggggcgggcgggagcTGGAGATGCACACCATCAGCTCCAAGGTGTTCGGAGACATCCTGGACTTCGCCTACACGTCGCGCATCGTGGTGCGGCTGGAGAGCTTCCCGGAGCTCATGACGGCTGCCAAGTTCCTGCTGATGCGCTCGGTGATTGACATCTGCCAGGAGGTCATCAAGCAGTCCAATGTGCAGATCCTCGTGCCCCCCGCGCGCCCCGACATTATGCTGTTCCGCCCGGGGGCTGCTGACCTCGGTTTCCCTCTTGATATGACCAATGGTGCCACCTTGGCCCCCAATGGCAATGGCATCGCTGGCATGCCCGAAGATGAGGCCACGCGGGCTGCGCTCACCGCTGCTCAGTCCTCCCTGCCTGTTCTGCAGGGTGTGGACCGCCTGCCCATGGTGGCAGGCCCCCTTTCCCCACCACTGCTGGCCTCACCCTTTCAGAACGTTGCTGCTAGTGCCCCCACTTTGAGTACCAAGAGGGGCAGAGGGCGTCCCCGTAAAGCCAACCTCTTGGACTCCATGATGTTTGGTGCCCCTGGGGGGCTGCGAGAGGCTGGCATCCTGCCTTGTGGCCTCTGCGGGAAAGTGTTTACGGATGCTAACCGTCTTCGTCAGCACGAGGCTCAGCACGGGGTGACGAGCTTACAGCTGGGCTACATAGACATCCCACCCCCGAGACTGGGTGAAAATGGTGTCCCTGGTCAGGATGACCCTGATGCCCCCCGAAAGAGAAGCAGGACGAGGAAACAGGTGGCCTGTGAGATCTGTGGCAAGATTTTTCGGGACGTGTACCACCTGAATCGGCACAAGCTGTCACACTCTGGTGAGAAGCCTTACTCTTGTCCAGTGTGTGGGTTACGGTTCAAGCGGAAAGACAGGATGTCCTATCATGTGCGATCTCACGATGGCTCAGTGGGAAAGCCCTACATCTGCCAGAGCTGTGGAAAAGGCTTTTCCAG gcCAGACCACTTGAATGGACACATCAAACAGGTGCATACCTCAGAGAGACCTCACAAGTGTCAG ACTTGTAATGCTTCCTTTGCCACTCGTGACCGACTGCGCTCACACCTAGCATGTCATGAAGACAAAGTTCCATGCCAGGTGTGCGGGAAGTACTTGCGGGCAGCATATATGGCAGATCATTTGAAGAAACATAGTGAAGGACCAAGCAATTTCTGCACTATCTGTAATCGAG